GTTCGCCGATGTTTATTATTAGTAATCCAAAGCTTTTGATTGAGCAATGTAAAGCGGGAATTATCGGTTCTATGCCGGCTTTAAATGCGAGACCATCCTCACAATTAGATGAGTGGCTTGCGGAGATTACGGAAGAATTAGCAAATTACAATTTGAAAAATCCAAATAAACCAGCAGCACCATTTGCAATTAATCAAATTGTTCATCGCTCCAATAGGAGATTAGAAGAGGACATGGAAATTTGTAAAAAATATAAAGTACCTATTATTATCACTTCACTCGGTGCAAGAGAAGAGGTCTATCAGGAAACAAAAAGTTATGGTGGGCTCGTCTTACATGATGTTATTAATACTAACTTTGCAAAAAAAGCGATTGAAAAAGGCGCAGATGGTCTAATTGCAGTGGCAGTAGGTGCAGGTGGGCATGCAGGTCCGAAAAGTCCCTTTGCACTTATTCAAGAAATTCGCGAATGGTTTGATGGACCGCTTGCTCTTGCAGGCTCCATTGCTACAGGGGATAGTATTTTAGCAGCAGAAGTGATAGGAGCCGACTTTGCTTATATTGGGTCACCATTTATCGCAACACACGAAGCAAGAGCTGTCGATAAATATAAACAAGCTATCATTGAAGGAACATCGGATGATATTGTCTGCAGCAATTATTTTACTGGTGTTCACGGAAACTATTTAGCACCATCTATCCGTGCGGCAGGAATGAATCCAGATAAATTACCACCAAGTGACCCGTCAAAGATGAATTTCGGGGGAGACGCTGAAAAAAAAGCTTGGAAAGATATTTGGGGGTGTGGACAAGGAATTGGTGCAATTAAAAAAGTACAATCTACGAGAGAATACGTTGCTCAATTAGAAGAACAATACAAAAAAGCCAGAGAAAGATTGTTAAATTAAGAGTGAAAATAATAAGACTTGCGGTAATATGTTAAGGAGAAAATAGTTGAATTGTGATTATCAAGGTACAATTTATTTTTTAAAAAAGTAAAACTAAATTAAATTTAGTAAATATTTATAACATACTAGATAAAGAAAAGGGTTTGGAAGCTATTTATGCTTCACATATTTTGCTCCTTTTAGTCGTGTAAATTTGGTTTTTTTCGTGTGATAATCACTCAATTCAGGAATCTGCCTTCTTACCGAGTTGGCATCTTCAACTAAGTAATAACGCAGATACTGATATCCATTACGCAATAATAAGGTATCATAGGATGTAAAGCGACCAGATTGGTGTTTAAGCCAATAAAGATTTGAATACTTGGCAATCTTTGTTTCATCATCAAAACGTTCCATTTGACCGATTTCAGCGATAATACCGGCTGTAAATATGTAAATACTGGACCAATACCAGGTACCATTTGTAGTGTCTGTGGCACGTCTTTCATGATTCACTCAATCGACTTTATCCAATTCTTTGATTTGCTTTTCAAATGTGCGAATTAACGTGATAGAAGTGCCTAGTATTGCAACCATAGAATCTTCCGCAACCTTGTCTAATCCCTAAGAAGAACGAGCTGCTTTTTGACTGGATTTAGTAACTTGCTTGGTATCCAGGAATCTATTTTTACCCTTTTCCCGTAAATAATCCGCCAAGTCCTCCAAAGATATTTGAGACAGTTATTCTAGGTTATAATTTTCTAAAAAAAGGTCCATCATTCTTTTGCCAAATACAGATGATGTAATAGCCTCTACAAAGGTATTACATTTATAGCTTAAATATTGAAGAAACCGTTGTTTTTCCTAAGTGATTTGCCGAATGATTTGGTAACGAGCGTGTGTTAAATGTTGCAGAGCAACGTACTGCTCTTCTTTCACAACAGATATTGGTAAACGTCCAAATCGCATATAATCAGCAATGACAAAAGCATCTATTTCACCCGTTTTATTCATATCGCTGTATCTTTTTTTAAAGTTAGCTATTTGCCTCACACCCTGGTATATTCAAGGCCAATACGTCATTTACTAACAGATTTTTCTTGCATCGAAAGCCGTCCTAGAGCTACTAACATCAGGTTTCGAACATTAAGGTGTACAGCCTGCGTGTATGAAGGGCGAAACGTACATTGAGAAACAGTCTTTTTATGAGGTTAAGACCTGTAAGAGGGGAAAGAATTTTCTCAAATGATTCCTAAGACCATTCTCTAGGAACATCCAAGAGATTTGACATAAATGAAGGTCAATCAGTAAGCAAACAATGGGCTGAAAACGAATCTTAAATTAGTATACGAGGGGGGAGAAAATGGAACATCTTTTATTTAGTAATCCAATAAAATTAAATGCAACACGTTATGGGGATAGAGAAGCAATTTCCTTTAACGGTCTTCGATTTACTTACCGTGATTTTAACGAAAGAATTAATCAATTAGCTCATGCATTACAAAGTATCGGTGTGCAAAAAGGAGATAAAGTGGCTTTCATGTTAATGAATTGCCATCAATTATTGGAAGTAATTTTTGCTTGTGGGAAAATTGGGTCTGTTTATGTACCTATAAATTCAAGGTTTGTTGGTCCGGAAATTCAGCATGTTTTAGATGATTCTGAAGCTACTTTGTTAATAGTAGATTATCGATTTATCCATGAAGTAACTTCTTTTATTGGAAAATATAAAACGACAAAACATTTCATTGCGATAGGAACGACGGAACATGCTCACTTTTTAGAATACGAAACGTGGATTTCTACATTTAAAAAGGAAGAACCTATATCAGCATCACCTCTCAGTGAATCAGATACTCTTTCTATTATGTATACTAGTGGAACTACAGGTTATCCAAAAGGTGCAGTTCGTTCTCACCGTAGTTTATATTTAGTTGCTTTATTATTTAGCATCGAATTTCATATAGGAAGGCTTGGAAAAGGCTTAGTAGCAGGTCCATTGTACGGTGCAGCAGCTTTAAGTATATCCATTCCTAATTTATATGTAGGAAACCCTATTCATATATTGGAAACATTTCATCCGGTTAAGGTGTTAGAAGCTATTGAGCATGAAAAAACTACAACTACATTTTTAGCACCACCCATGTTAGAGGCGATATTTTCGTTACCCGAAAATATCTTACACCAATTTGATGTATCTGCCTTAAAATCTTTAATTTCAGTTGGAGCACCTTTACACACGAGCACAAAGAAAAAGGTGTTTCAGTATTTTAAAGAAATTGAATTAAATGAGTTTTATGGGGCTACTGAGTTAGGGGGGGTAGCAAATTTATTTCCTGAAATGCAAAGAGAGAAAGATCGATCTGTTGGAGTCCCCATGCTAGGTATGGAAATTGAATTACTTAACCGGGATGGAAAACAGGTGAAAGTTGGAGAAACAGGGGCGTTTTTTGTGAAAGGAGTTACTTTATGCGATGAATACTATCGAAGACCAGAAGCAAATAAAGAATCCTTTAGAGGTGAATGGCTAAGTTTAGGGGATATGGGGGTTCAAGATGAAGATGGATTTTACTATATCGTCGATCGAAAACAAGATATGATTTTATCCGGAGCTATTAATGTTTATCCGGCCGAGATTGAAGGTGTCTTACATGAACATCCTAAAGTGGAAGACGTGGCGATTATCGGTATTCCAGATGAAAAGTGGGGAGAAGTTCCATTAGCTGTTATTGTAATACGCAAAGATGAGAATGTTACGAGAGAAGAAATTATTAAATTTTGTCAGGGAAGATTAGCGAAATATAAAATTCCTAAATATATTGATTTTGTTAATGAACTCCCACGAAATTTACAAGGGAAATTGTTAAAATATCAAATTCGAAAAAAATATGTAAAAGAATGAAATGAACCTAGCTGGATTCCACCTAGCTAGGTTCAACCATTTTATTAAACAACTGACGCTACGCATTCCCCTTCCAAATCTCTAATTTGTTGGCCAGGTTCACTAAATATGTTTATCATTACTTGCTTGCTGTCTGAACGATTTTTTCGAGATACTTCTAACATCTTCTGCCTCCAAAAAATAAAATCCAACAGGAAAAATGGTTTATTTTTGAGTTGTTAGGTGTGGTTTTTTCGATGTGCCTTGTACCATTCGAAATTTGGACATACATAAAAGAAGTACCATCACGTATGTCCATTTTAATTTTCCATAAACTTGCTATCAGATAAAGTGCCACAGAGAGAAGCGGGTTACCCATAAATGAGGGAGAGAGAAAACACTGCGCTTATACAAGATTTTTTTATCTTAATGATTTACGATAACCAGCAGCTTGCGCTTCGTCTTCTGAACAAAATATTTCTTCAGCATTGGTTTTATCGTAAAACTGTTGTCCTGGCATATGATAAATTTTTTCTCCCCTGCTATTGATGTTACCTTTAATATCACAAGAACCAGATGGAGTTGGAGTAGTACTCGTACTAGTGTTGTTTTGATTAGAATTGTTCGTTATAGAACTAGATTGATAGTCTTCTATGCTCCATATTCCTAGCTTTTCAGTTTTAGCTTGTTGTTCTAACGCTTTAAATTCATCTAAGTATTTCGTATTTGGTGGATAGACCGCCACTCTAGCTAGTCCTTTTTCTATTAATGTTTTATTGTACATGCTACCATCTTGTAAATAAACGTAAGCAAGTAAACGTCCATAACGATCACGTTCTTCAATTCCTAATTCAAGTCCGATAGATGCGCCAGAAAGTGTGTCTTTTGTTAGTTGGCTTGCTTCTGGTCCAAACGGTTGTACTGGTTTGTTTGGATGCACGGTTTCGGGTGTATCTACTAAAATCATCCGAACTTTTTCTTCTTTCTCATTATCTAAACGAATCTTAATTGTGTCACCATCGGTAACACGAATAACAGTAGCCGGGATAAGAGAAACGCCTTCAACAGCTGGAATATTTGCTTGTGGTTCTTCATTGACCACTGTTTCTTCCGGATTTTCTTGTTGTTTTTGCTTATTTTCTTTTGTATCAGTTGACTCTTCGTTTTTAATAATATTTTCATTTGGTTTAGTCGATTCAGCAGTAGAAGTGGAAGAACATCCAGCAACGACAAATAATAATATGAAACTAGCAATAATCCCTATGTACTTACGATTAAAAATAAATGATTGTTTGTATAAAAATAAAATGAAAATAAATGAAAGAACCAATAATGGTAGTATTTTTACCGTATAAAGCAAAAAATCCATCTTGCTACATTCCTTTCTATTTTATAGTGGGTTTTACTGCCTGAATCCAGCTCCGAGTGCTAGGGGGGCTCAAGCAATAAGTTGTATAGTTCTATGAGGGAAAATCGTCTCATTCCACCATCCATCTTATACTTGTCAGTCTTAAACGAGTGCTCTCCGCTTTTTTGATAAAAGATAGGTAAGTGCATCTACCTATAAGAAGAGGAAAGGAAAAACACCAACAAATGGAATGATTATTTATATTGAATTATAGATGGAAAAACAGTCGAACGAAACGTTCGACTGTTTTATTGTAAGGAACGAAATACGCCAATTACTTTTCCTAAAATCGTTACTTTTGTTAAAATAATTGGTTCCATTGTAGAGTTTTCTGGTTGAAGACGGAAAACGTGATTTTCTTTAAAGAACCGTTTTACCGTTGCTTCATTTTCATCTGTCATCGCAACGACAATATCTCCGTTTTCTGCAGTAGGTTGTTTACGGACAATAACGTAATCTCCATCTAAAATTCCTGCTTCTATCATACTTTCGCCTTGAACAATTAACATAAATACATCGTCGCTGTGAATAAACCGTTGTGGGAGTGGCATAAATTCTTCTACATTTTCAATCGCAGTAATTGGTTGTCCTGCTGTTACCTTTCCAATCACGGGTACATTCACTGTTTCTTCTTTTGGTATATCAACATCCGTTTCATCTAGAACTTCAATTGCTCTTGGTTTCGTAGGGTCACGTCTGATTAATCCTTTTTGTTCTAGTCGAGATAAGTGACCATGAACGGTTGAGCTAGAGGCTAAACCGACCGCTTCAGCAATTTCACGTACAGAAGGTGGATACCCTTTTTCTTTTACTTCTCTTTTTATGAAAGTTAAAATATCGGATTGACGCTGGGATAATTTTTTCAAGAAAGACACCTCTCTTTTCTAGTACTTTTTACTAATTATTATTATAGCATTATGAAAAATAAAAGACAAACGTAGGTTCGATTTTTAATGTTGACAAGAATATATGTTCGTATATAATTATGTGTGAATAAGAACAAATATTCGGGAGTGAACATAATGGCAAATCAACTTTCTTTTAAAACAATCATTCATATTTTATTATTTAGTTTTATTTTTATCGGTATTATCTCATTTTCTATTGTGGTAGAAGCGAAAGTAAATAATCAAGCAAACCATAAAATTATAATAGTAGAGTCAGGGGATAGTTTATGGTCGATTTATCAAAGAGAAAAAATAAGCATGAGCCAAGAGGAGTTTATTGATTGGGTAATGGAAAAAAATAATTTACAACAATCAACGATTTATCCAGGACAGGAGATTATCGTTCCTGGTTCCTAAATGATACGAAACGATTTCATTTTTGAAAGAATAGCAATCGAAAAAACTACAAAAAAAAGCACCTAAAATATTGTATCGTAAAGCTTGATTAAATGAGAATGCTATTTTTCCACTATACGTTTCTTCTATTTGTTGTTTTATTCAAGGCTATGTGATTCTTTCTTCCCAATATGGAAGGAAAGTAAGATAATATAATTATGTTATAACAATAAATTTAAATGGAAGAGTAAGGAAAAAAATCATTTATATAAGGATTGATTAATAGAAATGGAGATGTAAGATGTGCGGGTTGTAATATATTGCCGTGTAAGTACAGAAAAGGAAGAACAGGTGACTTCATTAGAACGTCAAGAAAAAGAATTGACTACATTAGCGAAAGGCCAAGGCTGGTCCATCGTAGCTGTCGTGAAAGAACAAGTTAGTGGATATGAGGTAGATCGTGATGGAATGATGGATCTTTTGGAAATGGCAAAAAGGAAAGAATTTGACGTCTTACTCGTTCAAGATGATACGCGACTTGGGCGAGGAAATGCGAAAATTGCTCTTTATCATACATTAAAAAAAGACGGAATTTCCTTATATACTGTTCAAGATAACGGAGAAATGAAATTATCTGAATCAGAAGAAATGGTTTTAGAAATTGTTAGTGTAGTGGAAAAATATCAACGAAAAATACATAATTTGAAAATAAAACGGGGAATGAAGCGAGCGGTTGCAGAAGGATATGAACCAGAAAAAAATTTAAAAAATCGTCATCTTAATAGTGGAAGAGATAAAAAAGATGTACCAATCGAAGAAATTATTCGATTGCGACATTTAGGGTTAACATTTTATGATATCTCTCTAACGTTAAAAGGTATGG
The genomic region above belongs to Massilibacterium senegalense and contains:
- a CDS encoding YneB family resolvase-like protein encodes the protein MRVVIYCRVSTEKEEQVTSLERQEKELTTLAKGQGWSIVAVVKEQVSGYEVDRDGMMDLLEMAKRKEFDVLLVQDDTRLGRGNAKIALYHTLKKDGISLYTVQDNGEMKLSESEEMVLEIVSVVEKYQRKIHNLKIKRGMKRAVAEGYEPEKNLKNRHLNSGRDKKDVPIEEIIRLRHLGLTFYDISLTLKGMGFDVSKATIHRRYQDYEKEK
- a CDS encoding thermonuclease family protein, yielding MDFLLYTVKILPLLVLSFIFILFLYKQSFIFNRKYIGIIASFILLFVVAGCSSTSTAESTKPNENIIKNEESTDTKENKQKQQENPEETVVNEEPQANIPAVEGVSLIPATVIRVTDGDTIKIRLDNEKEEKVRMILVDTPETVHPNKPVQPFGPEASQLTKDTLSGASIGLELGIEERDRYGRLLAYVYLQDGSMYNKTLIEKGLARVAVYPPNTKYLDEFKALEQQAKTEKLGIWSIEDYQSSSITNNSNQNNTSTSTTPTPSGSCDIKGNINSRGEKIYHMPGQQFYDKTNAEEIFCSEDEAQAAGYRKSLR
- a CDS encoding NAD(P)H-dependent flavin oxidoreductase; the encoded protein is MTLLMEIKKKLRLPVIGSPMFIISNPKLLIEQCKAGIIGSMPALNARPSSQLDEWLAEITEELANYNLKNPNKPAAPFAINQIVHRSNRRLEEDMEICKKYKVPIIITSLGAREEVYQETKSYGGLVLHDVINTNFAKKAIEKGADGLIAVAVGAGGHAGPKSPFALIQEIREWFDGPLALAGSIATGDSILAAEVIGADFAYIGSPFIATHEARAVDKYKQAIIEGTSDDIVCSNYFTGVHGNYLAPSIRAAGMNPDKLPPSDPSKMNFGGDAEKKAWKDIWGCGQGIGAIKKVQSTREYVAQLEEQYKKARERLLN
- the yneA gene encoding cell division suppressor protein YneA gives rise to the protein MANQLSFKTIIHILLFSFIFIGIISFSIVVEAKVNNQANHKIIIVESGDSLWSIYQREKISMSQEEFIDWVMEKNNLQQSTIYPGQEIIVPGS
- a CDS encoding class I adenylate-forming enzyme family protein, which codes for MEHLLFSNPIKLNATRYGDREAISFNGLRFTYRDFNERINQLAHALQSIGVQKGDKVAFMLMNCHQLLEVIFACGKIGSVYVPINSRFVGPEIQHVLDDSEATLLIVDYRFIHEVTSFIGKYKTTKHFIAIGTTEHAHFLEYETWISTFKKEEPISASPLSESDTLSIMYTSGTTGYPKGAVRSHRSLYLVALLFSIEFHIGRLGKGLVAGPLYGAAALSISIPNLYVGNPIHILETFHPVKVLEAIEHEKTTTTFLAPPMLEAIFSLPENILHQFDVSALKSLISVGAPLHTSTKKKVFQYFKEIELNEFYGATELGGVANLFPEMQREKDRSVGVPMLGMEIELLNRDGKQVKVGETGAFFVKGVTLCDEYYRRPEANKESFRGEWLSLGDMGVQDEDGFYYIVDRKQDMILSGAINVYPAEIEGVLHEHPKVEDVAIIGIPDEKWGEVPLAVIVIRKDENVTREEIIKFCQGRLAKYKIPKYIDFVNELPRNLQGKLLKYQIRKKYVKE
- the lexA gene encoding transcriptional repressor LexA — translated: MKKLSQRQSDILTFIKREVKEKGYPPSVREIAEAVGLASSSTVHGHLSRLEQKGLIRRDPTKPRAIEVLDETDVDIPKEETVNVPVIGKVTAGQPITAIENVEEFMPLPQRFIHSDDVFMLIVQGESMIEAGILDGDYVIVRKQPTAENGDIVVAMTDENEATVKRFFKENHVFRLQPENSTMEPIILTKVTILGKVIGVFRSLQ